ATTTGCTTGGCTTAGCCTGAAATAGTGAAATTGTTGGAGGATTTTATAGTTTGCGTTGCGATTGTGTCGTGCTGTATCTCGTATTGGAGTTTTTGTAGAGGCGCATTCCCTAGGTTCAAATCctagggccgccgccgccggcgtcatgGCGAATGGCGGCAAGCCAGCGatcgccgccgacgacgactCTGGAGCGCCCTCAACCTCCGCCCCCGCGCGGCCGAGGGCGATGCGGCGACTCGAGATCGAGGGCTACGCCGTGGAGGGCGTCTCGATCGCGGGGCACGAGACCTGCGTCACGTTCCCCTCCCTCAACCTCGCCTTCGACATCGGCCGctgcccgccgctcgccgtctcgcgggacctcctcttcatctcccacgcccacacggaCCACATCGGGGGCCTGCCCCTGTACGTCGCCACGCGGGGCCGCAGGAGGATGCGCCCGCCCACCGTCTTCGTCCCCGCCTGCCTCGCCGACCTCGTGCGGAGGCTCTTCGAGGTCCACCGCGCCATGGACCGGTCCGACCTCGACCACGAGCTCGTGCCGCTCGAGGTCGGGGAGGTCTACGAGCTCCGCAAGGACCTCAGGGTCAGATCGTTCAGGACCTACCACGTCGTGCCAAGCCAGGTAAGGAGGAGGGTAATTGGAATCGAGTCTCGTACAATTCTCTATGTTTTTCAATGAATTGTGAGGATCGCTCCTTGCAATGGTTGCACGGAATTTGAATCGTGTGATGTGTGTGTAGGGGTATGTGATGTACAAGCTGAAGCATAAGCTCAAGGACGAGTATGCTGGCCTCCAGGGGAAAGAACTCAGCAGTCTCAGAAAGTCAGGAGTTGAGGTCTGTTTGTTTTAGTTGCAGGGCACTGAAATGAAATTTGAGTTCAGTCTTTGTACAAATTGTTGATGCTGTATGCAATCGTTGACCAATTCACAACTTGCAGATCACGAATACAGTGTCGACACCTGAGATTGCTTTCACGGGAGATACAATGTCGGATTTCATCCTTGATCCTGATAATGCAGATGTTTTGAAGGCGAAAATTCTTGTGGTTGAGGTATGGCTTCTTATCAGTGACCATTTTTAATGCATTAGTAGTAGAAACCTTTGTTAAAAGTAAGTTCCACTTCCTCTCCGAATGTCTTatcttttgttctttttttttccttatgAGTTCTGGTTTGTTCCTACGTTTAATATACTCAACTCAATGTCCTCTGTAAATTTCAGAGTACTTATATTGATGACTCGAAATCAATTGAGGATGCAAGAGAGAAAGGGCACACTCACTTGTCTGAGGTTATTCCTTAATCTGTTtatgcaatttctgaaaatttacTTCTTATTGACCCTTAACTATGTTTGCCGTTGCATGCAGATAGCGAGTCTGTCTGACAAGCTTGAAAAGAAAGCTATTCTACTGAATCACTTTTCAACCCGTTATACTGCAGAGGTGAGCTAATATCTACCTATTTCTTCTGTAATCTCTACTGAATTGCTTTGGTTCTACATGACATTTGTTCTGTTCTTCATGTCCATTCACTGTTGCTACTATTGCTGATACTATTTACATTTTCATATAAATACTCTTGTTGTAAGTCAATTTCTgcataaaaaaaaaactgaacctTGCGACTGCTCTGTTTTCAGGACATTGATGCAGCAATCAACAGATTGCCACCATCTCTCCGAAGCAGAGTTCATGCATTGAAGGAAGGCTTCTAGAGTTCTTTCCGAAGCAGAGTTCATGCATTGAAGGAAGGCATTTTGGCGAGGAACCATTTTGCTCTTGTGCTTTCAGATGTGCCGGCTACATTGCAGTTTATATgaggcttttttttttcttttgtcggTACTTGAGACCATGAGATTTGAGACAGTGAAATGGAATGACATGTGAAACAGCCTGAAGTATCTCCCTTCTAATTTCCAAACAGCAAGATACATGCATGAATAATATGtttatatttgaaaaaaaaaatcacaaacaCCAGTGGTTCATGTTGTACAACCTGTTTACATAatcttttgaagaaaaaaaaaatacaacctGTATACATAGAAGGACCTGGAACAGAAACAACCCCTACTTCTCTGAAAATAATCAAACTGCACTGTTAACAAATCCACAAAGTGGGGTGAAAAAACTTGAAGGCAAATGGTTAGCAAAAAAATTAAAGCCCAGCTACCCTCCATTCTATGTGCATCCTTGCATTCTTCGTTCATGTTTGCAAGAAGCACAGATGAGATGAGATCAGCACGGCATGCCGGGCCTGCACTCCAAGGTGCCGGAGTTGCGGGTGAGCCTGGTGACGTAGGAGCCTGGCTTGGGCTTGACCCACTCGTCCTTCTTCACCTTCCTCGGGACGGCGCCGCCGGAGGGCTGGAAGACGGCGCCGTTCATGAAGAGGTCGTTCTCCGTGTGCCACACCCAGTTCTTCCACACGCCCTCGTCGGCGTAGTGCTTGGTGATCTGCGCATAAATTAAAGAACCGATTATTGTTAGATGATCTACTATCTGTATCGTCGTCATCACGACGTACCACTTTGGCTGCCATGTTTGGCGGCGCAATGTAGCGGTTGCCCTGGCTGATGATGGTGGGCGCGTTGCTGCCGCCGATGGCGTACATGAGCCAGTGCGTGTAGTCGTTGTTGACGACGTGGAAGAAGCCCCAGCGGCATCGCGGCATCCGCTGCACGAGCCCCCTCCCGAAGTGGTTGAAGGCGACGGTGATCTGCATCACCTGGTCCTGCGGGTACGAGTCGCTGGCCCCGAACAGCATCACGTCGTTGTGGTTGGTGAAGTGGCAGTTGGAGATGGTGACCCCCGTGGAGCTCTGCACCACGTCCACCAGCCCGTCCTCGCAGTTGGACATGGAGATGTGGTCGATCCACACGTTGGTGGCGCCGAACAGCGAgatgccgtcgccgtcggcctTGGTGCGCGGGCCCGTGTGCGTCGGCGAGTCCCGCATCATGCCCCCCATGGTGTGCTTCACGTCGTGCACGTGCAGGTTGTGGATGATCACGTTCCGGGCGAACTGCACGGTGATGCCGCCGCCGTTGGCGATGCGCACCTGCGCGCCGCGCCCGTCGATGGTCTTGTCGCTGCTCACCAGGAGCTCCTGCGAGAGCTCGATGATCATGGACCGGGCGAAGGTGATCCACAGCGGGCCCGTCTGGATGGCGCCCCACCGGAGCGTGCCGGGACGCGGGTTGagggcgtcggcgtcgccggGGTCGGTGACGACGTAGATCttgccgccgaggccgccggtgGCCAGGTGCCCGAAGCCGCGGGCGCAGCGGGCCATGCGCTGCCGGTCCGTCGCCCAGTCCTTGCGGCAGCGCCAGCACTTGTCGATCGGGTTCGTCGCCTTGCAGGGCCCgccggacttgttcttcttcttcttgttcttcttctccccCATCTCGCGCCGCAGGCTGGTGGCCCGGTGTACGGCGATGTTGAAGCTGTTGGTCACGTTGTAGGGGTCGGGCCTGtacgcctccctcgccgccgcctcggccagcTCCTTGCGCTTCTGCCAGTGCTCGTCGAGGTCGGCGATGCCGGCGCTCGACATTGCAGCGGACGCCAGGAACGCCGCCGCGACCACGAGGAGGGAGCCGGGGCGGCTCCACCGGAGCCTCTCcatcatatatatgtatatatgtatatgtactctctctctatataaaaataaatgtatatatgtatatatccttctctctacctcttcgtcgCCCGATTATATATGGGACGGAATTTCAACTTTGTTACCTGACTGATACAAAAAGGATAATCTGTAGTGTTCTTGGAAAGAGGGTCATCGGGTTCTTCTTTATTGGTAGGATTGGTAGTTCAGAAGAGAGAAAGAACCCGAGCTCGCGAGGATGGGCGGAGAGGGAAATTTAAGGAGGGACAAGTGGTATTATTAGCAAGAGAAGGTGAGGCGAGCCactctccccggccaaggaagTGATGCTGCAGGTGTTTGTGTGCGCTTGGTTGCAAGGTTGATGGAGAAGAGTTTTCCCACGTGTAAAGCCGTAGTACGTCATTCCATTTTCTATTCTGGTCTTGCCAGAGAGAGAGTAAGGTTATGGacatagggtgtgtttagttccgagGGTGTAAAGTCTTTTTGAAGTATATGGACacatatttaaagtattaattaaatataaactaataataaaataaattataaattccacctgtaaattgcgagacaaatttattaaatctaattaaccCATCATTAGtaaatgtttactgtagcaccaacattgtcaaatcatggcacaattaagctcaaaagattcgatgtgaaagatttttgagaactaaacaaggccataTACGGGTATAATTTTGGTTAAAAAAGACATGCAAGTTCTACAATAATTCATAGAAGCAGAGAATGATACAATAATTGCTTCTTTAATTATTTGTACTTTttcaaaaaggaaaacattattGATTTGAAGTAGCATTATATCAAGGTGATACAACAATGCTTGAAAAATTTCGAACCACTGCCTGGCGGTACACAGCCTTACACAAAGTGGGGAAAAAAAACCCGACACTCTAATGACAATCAATCCGCGTACTAGAACCCCAACTCTAGTTTTTTGCATTACATAATTTGTATATTCAGCTGTGTGGTAGCACAAATCCTCATTATGCGATCAAGAATATATACTTAAAATCTTGACAAGTGACTGCAGATTATCAGCTCTAATATATGTCTGACATGATTGATGTTGCATGCCAGCGTGTCGTGTACAAATAGTGTGCAAATATTAGTGTCCAGCTCTTTCGAATCTGAGAAGGCCACCATTACGAGGAACTGGTTCGCAAACTGAACGAGTAAGATTGCTGTGAAGAGCTAAACGCTGTTTAAAACGATACATGAAGGTTCAGTTAATTTGGCttaacaaattttgaatccagAGAGAACAAATTTTTATACCTCAGATTCAAACTCTAGAACAGTTTACTATGTAAGGTTGACGGATACATGTAAAACAATTGGCCACCATTTAGTGTGGCTGATAAATTGGTACAGTACATCCTATGGGCTACGGCCTTTGGGGTTACCCTTGAAAAAACAAGCATTTGGTCCAtcactaatcacatctctaccATCTTACAAACCCCATTGGAACTGATACACATCGACCATGCCAATGGCCAATGGCGATCAGAGTAGAATCTGGATCCCACACATCACTGACCGCCACAAAATTGTGATGTGCTGGAGGATGAGGAGACAAGGCGGTGATTCCGAGCTGTCTGCACCTGTCCCCTCCAGGTCATACCTTGGCATCCAGAGATCTCAAGGGCAGACATGATAGGCTTCTCTGTCAAGGACTACTCATCATCTCCATTTTCAACAACTCCGATGTGCTGCTTTCTCTTGTCAAAAACTGACTTGAAGGATTGACTTTCATCACGGAGTTGTTCACTGAACCTTTTCTTGGTCTCGTTGTTGGCCTTCCCTTTCATCCCTGTGGAATTATCTTTGGCCAAGGGGTTGGAGACCTGCAAGAAACAGTTTTATACTTACAAGTTTGCTACAGGGTCCAGGCTGCTAGCTGGAATCAATGAGAacgaactatcgcaaaagtccgattttcaacattcaactacaaaaccggacacataagccatccaactgtcaaaaccgggcaaatttagCCCTTGGGTGGTCTTGAAGATGGTctgtattttaaaaaaaaataaagttctaattagatctaaaatcaaaaactatttttttaaatcagaaaaatatgaaactagtaccatttttttttctaaaaatgcaacctatctattattgctccatttgaatcttagttattcaaaaataataagcataactacaagcaacaaaatattatgaacatataAACAAATTGGATCTGAATAACTGACAAGTATTGTGCCAAtggataggttacatttttagaaaacttatgatacccatttcataattttttgacttaaaatgaattacttatgaattttttagtttaaaatggaatatttttaattctcacaaaataaaaaaccacCTATGGGGCTAAATTTGCTCggtttcaacagttggatggcctctATTCTCCAGTTTCGTTGTTGAAGATTTAGAACTTTTGTGATAATTCGTGTAAACGGACTTTTCCCTTTATAATTTTAGCACCAAACTATAAGAATGTATATTTTTGTTTGGGGGCAAGAGCACCAAGTTCCAACAGAATCAAATACAGAATAGTGTAAGCAAAATAAAATGTAAAATTGTTCCTAGACCATTGCTTTTATAAcattttattttaattattcTCCATTCCCAGGATTGCAGGATCTACATTTTATAGATGAAATAAAACAAGATGGATAAGAGAGAAGTGACTAATATGACAATGAATGGTATGTTAAAATGAGCACATGCCAAGTGATGGACAGCAGCATAAAGTGGATGTCCTACTGATTAAATGTCACAAAGTTAGCAATGTGCAGATACTGACCAAATTGTACCCTGATCCAGGCCCTATGACTAGCGATGAAGCGAGTTTTCTTTTAGTTGCAGCTATGGAAAACCCACCCTTTTCAAGCTGCAAAGAAATAAGATGAAGAGTGAGCATGTATCATAGGAAAAAAAGGCAAACATAACAGTTATGATTCTTGTTCACATACACATCATCTGTGTGGTTATGGCATTGCTGTTGTACTTACAGACACGTTAACATAAACTTGACTGTCAAGTTCTATCCGTGAAGTAAATTAGATATATGCCATAAATAACTAAATAAATATGCACAACTAGTAAACTACTAGATATGTTTCAGCTAAGAAGTTATCTGACTTTTTAAGAGAGGCAACATTAAAGGTCACACTTAAACATAATACATACCCGGTCACCCCAACTGACTCTTTTCTGACGAGTGCTATATGTTTGGGCGAGGCCAGAAAGAGTGTGTGTATTTTCCTCTGTATTTTCAGTCTT
This window of the Panicum virgatum strain AP13 chromosome 1K, P.virgatum_v5, whole genome shotgun sequence genome carries:
- the LOC120690633 gene encoding nuclear ribonuclease Z-like; this translates as MANGGKPAIAADDDSGAPSTSAPARPRAMRRLEIEGYAVEGVSIAGHETCVTFPSLNLAFDIGRCPPLAVSRDLLFISHAHTDHIGGLPLYVATRGRRRMRPPTVFVPACLADLVRRLFEVHRAMDRSDLDHELVPLEVGEVYELRKDLRVRSFRTYHVVPSQGYVMYKLKHKLKDEYAGLQGKELSSLRKSGVEITNTVSTPEIAFTGDTMSDFILDPDNADVLKAKILVVESTYIDDSKSIEDAREKGHTHLSEIASLSDKLEKKAILLNHFSTRYTAEDIDAAINRLPPSLRSRVHALKEGF
- the LOC120690560 gene encoding pectate lyase-like; the protein is MMERLRWSRPGSLLVVAAAFLASAAMSSAGIADLDEHWQKRKELAEAAAREAYRPDPYNVTNSFNIAVHRATSLRREMGEKKNKKKKNKSGGPCKATNPIDKCWRCRKDWATDRQRMARCARGFGHLATGGLGGKIYVVTDPGDADALNPRPGTLRWGAIQTGPLWITFARSMIIELSQELLVSSDKTIDGRGAQVRIANGGGITVQFARNVIIHNLHVHDVKHTMGGMMRDSPTHTGPRTKADGDGISLFGATNVWIDHISMSNCEDGLVDVVQSSTGVTISNCHFTNHNDVMLFGASDSYPQDQVMQITVAFNHFGRGLVQRMPRCRWGFFHVVNNDYTHWLMYAIGGSNAPTIISQGNRYIAPPNMAAKVITKHYADEGVWKNWVWHTENDLFMNGAVFQPSGGAVPRKVKKDEWVKPKPGSYVTRLTRNSGTLECRPGMPC